AATCTTGCACCCCTTCCCGTGGGCATGCCTGGCGAGGTGCTGATCGGCGGCGCAAAGGTCGCGCTTGGGTACCTGGGCAGCTGCGAGCTCACGGCCACCAGGTTCATCCCGCACGCCTCGATCCATGAGGATTTTGCTGCCAGGGGCTGGACGTCGGTCCACCGCACGGGGGACGTCGGCCGCCTCTTGCCCGACGGAGCCCTTGTGCTGCAGGGTAGGGTAGACGGTGATACTCGGGTGAAGCTCAGGGGTAACAGGGTGGACTTGGTCGACGTCGAAGAAGCTATGCTTCAGGCTGGGCAGGGTCAACTACTCCAGGTTTTTGCCTGCCTCTACTGTCCCGATCTGGCCAGCGACGACGGTGCTCTGGCTCACCCAGAGTCGGCTGTGTTGGCTGCCCTTGTGGTTGTCGATCCTTGTCACCCCTCTGCCGACAGGGAAGAATTGTTTGCAGATTTACTAAAGCGAGTCTCCCTCCCACGCGCTCAAAAACCCACCGTCGTCAAAGCGGTCGAGTCTCTGCCCACTACTGTCAGCGGCAAGGTGGACCGAAAGGCCGCGGCCAAGTTGCTACCCAAACTAGTGGGTTCTCCGCCAGCCGTCCTTGGTGGAGAACAAGACAAGGAGCTATCCGAGACTGAATCTCAGCTGCGTGAAATTTGGCTACAGACCCTGCCGGCCGGTTGCTATGCCCAGGTGCGCGGGTCCTCTGATTTTTTCCACAGCGGAGGGGATtctctcctcctcgtcgcgctGCAGCGCAAGATAAAACAGGCGTTTGGGATACACGTCCCGCTTGTCGACATGTTTGACTCGAGTACCTTGAAGGAAATGAGCCTTTTGATTGAGCAAAAGTCTGCCGACGAGGCACCGATCGACTGGCACCTCGAGACCGAGCCCAGCCTAAACCTCAAGAAAACCGACCTCGGCAAGACCGAGTTGGACCTGGTCACTATTCCAAGCGACGGGCCTGCCGTCGTAGTACTCACAGGGGCGACTGGACTTCTCGGCAGGGCCCTCCTGCAGGCCTTCATCTCGGACGCAAGAATCTCGACGATCCACTGCATCGCGGTCCGCCGAACAGATGCCCTGGCCTCTTTCATTTCTTCCAACAAGGTACAAGTGCACGCTGGGGACTTGTCGCTCAGCCGGCTGGGCCTGTCACCCGCGGCCGCGCGCCGCATCTTCTCCGAGGCGCACGTGGTGGTCCACAACGGGGCCGACGTCTCACACCTCAAGTCGTATCGGACCATCAAACGTGCCAACGTGGGTTCCACGGCCCAGCTCATCCAAATGTCTCTGGACTGCGGCCGGCTGCTGCCCCTTCACTTTGTGTCCACGGCCGGCGTTTCGTTGTACTCTGGCCTGGAGGAGTTCCCCGAAGTCTCCGCAGCGGATTTCCCGCCTCCTGCGGATAACAAATCGGACGGATATACGGCGTCCAAGTGGGTGAGCGAACGGCTCTTGGAGAAGTGCCACGAGATTTTTGGGCTTCCGGTGTGGATTCACAGGCCGTCAAACATCCACCGGGTGCACGACCCTCAGTTTGACCTCTTTCAGAACCTGCTCCGGTTCTCGGCTGCACTGCAGGCCATTCCGGTGTTTCCCAGCCTTCGAGGTCATCTGAATCTCGTCGAGGCGGTCGATGTAGCGCAGGAGATATTGGGGGACGTGTTTGCAGATCAGGGTGATAAGGTCAACTACCGACACCGGATAGGGGCACGGAACTTGTCCATGGATGGACTTGCAGATTTTATCAGGAGCGACCCCTCGTCTGACGTTAAAGTGATGGATGTGGACACTTGGAGGGgcttggctgaagctcaaggCTTGCCAAAGACGGTGAGCGAGTGGTTTGGAAAGGTTGCACGCGGAAGTCCCGTCAGGTATCCTCTGCTTGTGACAAATAGGTGACTCGATATATTACCACAGAAGCAAACTGTATAGTCACATTGTTCCAAAATAGATTGACTATTAATTAACTTTTGCGGTGATTGTATAATCGATTAAAACATTATGGCCCGACTAGCCGACAACGCGAtattcgaaaaaaaaaacggggaAACCCGGGCATTGCTGTCATTTTACCcacaagctttttttttccataattaccgaaaaaaaacgcaGCCTTCGTCGGGGTTCGTGTGCTACGACCAAagggttgggccggtacccaGCCTGGACCTCTGGAATACATCTGGCCGGCCTGGCCCAAGACCACGCCGGGGGACATCGGACTAGGAGGTTAGCCACGTAGTACCGAGAACAACTGTGCCAAAACAGCAGCTGCAAGCCCCTCGCGACCAAAACGCAAATGCAACCAAGCCAGTGCTGGATCAAAAGCAATGCAATGCCCGCGTCGCCCAGCCGGCCAGAATCAGCAGGGCAGCAAACGCAGCTGGAAGAGCGCCAGCCACAGGCCAGCGTCAGGACGAGAGGGAGCTTTAGCAGCTACGCATCGAACCATCAGTCTGACCCACGTGGACGCGCACTCGAACCTGCTCGACCGCGACGCCATGGGAGGGTTTTTTGttgtccagcagcagcattaAGAGCAACAGGAGCGACAGCAACAGGACGGTGACGGTGACGACGAGCGACGACGAGCAAGAGCCGTTTGGGACGCGGGCGGGCATCTTTCGACCGCTGGGGCGCCATCACCTCCAGAACATGACGAGGAAGCACTCGCGTGAGTGCAAGAAAAACTGGCAGGCAGAGGGGGATGAAAAATACAGCACCGTAATTAAGggtgaggaggaggatgattACGTGATGGTGGACAAGCCAAGGGAACCGTTGAGCGGGGCGTAGAATCTCGTATTTGCTTTTCTCCTGCCGGACGACGAATCAGCAGTGTGACGTGGTGTGACGAAAACAAATGCGTCCAAACGGGTTATGCAGGGGTCTTGAATGTCGTGGACGACAGAGAAGAAacggagaaaaaagaaaagaagagaaaagaaaagctagAGGTGGTTGGATTTTGACATGGTGTGCTGTTGTGCGCTTACATCTGCAGCAAAGAAACACAAGATCCCTGAAAACTCCAAAGGCGGGATTTTTAAAATTAACCTCGTGTCCATACCCAGTCATCAAACTCGACCGTAGAAATGGTACAGAGTAAGATTCAAGCACATCACACCGCGCATGCTAGTGATCAATTAATTATCTACCCTGTCTCCCCGGGTCAGATGCCAAGTAGCAAGCGAAGCCATCTGCTGCACTGCAACCCCACCTCCCACCGTCGGGGGTTTGACACCCTTACTTGCTTCTTGGCaacgagagagaaaaagaaaaaaatcaatATTTCCAACCACAAGGGCCCCAGCAGCGGCGCGGGTCAGACCGCAGCTGAACACGCCCGCATACCCACACCACGcgatttgtttctttttatatCCCGTTCTATTGACGTTCCCCCGCCACTCCAACGCGACATTTCACCACCAGCCCCGCAGCCTCACACGGCCTAGAACACTGAACAAGGTTACCGAATCAGCTGTGCAGAAACGACAAGGTGGAAATGCCCGATGCAGAAGGAGGTTTATGGTTTTGGATTGTCTTGTCTCTGGTTAGGGGGCAGCCTTGATCCTCTAGCTGAAAACCAAAGATCCAGATCTGATGGAGGCCGACATcgggactagaactagaactagaaccagACAATCATCTCTGACAGCGCACGTCGGAGCTGCACAATGCGTTctggaactagaactagaatagTTCCGCACCGAGACTACGTGTCGACGACCAGGCCAGGTTCGTATAAAACCCGTGTGTCGCCGTTGGACTCTTGCATTCTGCCGTCTTACCCGGCCGtttacctcttttttttgtccgctTTGTCGTGTAATATTTGTTCCAGCCATGCATCTCAGGTCAACCATACTCGctggcctcggcctcctggTGTCGGCCACTGCCGGCGCACATCTGCCCCTTTCATCACGCTCCCACGGCAAGCCGCGATGCTTGGTAGAGGAGAACTTGCCCCAGAAGAGGGGCGGAAGACGTCTGCTGGACTACGTCCCCACTGCCGAGACCATTGTCGTCAAGACGTACGTGCACATAATCGCACGCGACAAGACGGTGGCCGGTGGATGGGTCACTGTAAGTCGACCGCGTGCTTTGGCATCCctcaatgttttttttttcttttttctttctttttggaaAACCACCCAACCGAATTGTTAATCCCCCTTCCAGCAAGAGTCACTTGACGCGCAGATGCGCCTCCTCAACACCACCTACGCCGGCACGGGGTTCCAGTTCGACTGGATGCGCAACGAGACGACGCGCACGGTGAACACGGCGTGGACGCAGTTCCCCCCGGACTGGAACAGCTACTTCCCCGAGGTGTCGGCGTGGGAGGTGAACTGGAAGCGGCAGCTGCGCAAGGGCGGCGACGACCGCCGCGTGCTCAACCTCTACTTCAACGTGGGGctgccggcggcgggcgtggcGGTGCTCATCGACCAGCAGGGCGAGCTCGACGACTTTGGCATCTTTGACGGCGCCATCATCGACCCCAGCACCATGCCCGGCGGCCCGGACCCGCTCATCAACGAGGGCAAGACCGTCACCCACGAGGTCGGCCACTGGGTCGGCCTGTACCACACCTTCCAGGGCGGCTGCGCCGACATGGACCTCGTCCAGGACACCCCGCCCGCCCGCGCCCCGGCCGGAGGCTTTTCGTTTTGCGACCGCCCCTACAACACCTGCATCGACTCGCTGGGACCCAACGGGTCCGATGCCCCGGACCCGAACGACAACTTCATGAGCTACTCGACGGATCCGTGCATGGCCAGGTTCACGCCGGGGCAGATGTGAGTGCTTCTGATtcattttttgtttctccccTACCACAGATACCGAGCAGCAGGGTTGACGTGTCTCTTAGTGCCCGCATGCACCAAATATGGGATACATATCGGGCTTAGAAGTGATGATTTGGGTAATGACGTGGACACGAAAATCTAAGTTGTGACAGACTCAAAGAGAGGGAGCGGCTAGGATTTGCCTTTTTATGGGCCAACTCGACGAACTAGTCTAGTGTTTATGCCGCCGGACTTGGCTGGGCTGGACCGCTGAATTTAATGATATCGACACCGAGGCGCAATTTACAAGGTCGCATTTGTATAACTATTTGGTACTTTAGCTATGACTCTATTCTTCTTCATGCTGCATCAAGACTATGGTCCCACATCAAAATAATTTCATTTCAAAACAAAGTCAACCCCCCCGAGGGCCCCTGCATTCAACACCGTCCTAATATACAACAGTTTGCGAGGCATTTTCAGTTTAATTCACTGGCATTTGGTTTCATGtgcttttttgttcttctttgtttccttctttttctttttgttgaaACAAAAGTTGAACAGGCGGAGAAACTGACCTTGAATCGAGTCCTGGCAAACGATTTTGTACAAGTTATTGGAGTATGCCCCTCTTTGAAGGACCCCCCAGGTAAATATTtcgggtttcttttttcccgacCATTTTAATATGTTGGTTTATGAATGGAGTCATGTCAGACCCTCTGGAATAGCCTAATAACGCTGACGTTTGGAGACAGCAGTTTGCATGCAGATCAATGATTAGATGAAATTCTGTCGATGTCTTCCACGTGAAAAGGTTAACGAGTAAGGTGGACTGTCAAATTACTCGCGAATACAACCCAAAAGCATATATATAAACAGGGCACCACCGCCAACATGCCTTGGCTCAAATGGAGAACTTGtgtttaatatatatattgTACAATATCTTATCTGGCAACACATGATATTTTCTATCAACATTGTCGCTATGGGGAGCAAAAGTCAAGTTTACAAGCTGCGCCCTCTTGGGTGGGAAAATGACCCAGAAGAACACCGTATACCTCTGACCATTTTCGACTACGCCGTCCCCATGTCGTATCATGCGTGGGCAGTCTATTTCGAACTGGATCATCAAACCAGCCCCGCCAAGGTTGTCGATACCCTCAAGTCAGGCCTCGAGAGAACGCTTTCGCAATGCCGGCAACTCGTAGGCAGACTTGAAATCGACACTACAGGCGACGGGGATTATTCCTTTGTGAAGAGAAAGGGCGATACTGTCGACCTTATTGTCGACTACTGGGACAGCGGAGCCGTCCCATCCTTTGAAGAAATACGAAATGCTCACTATGCAAGCAGCGTACTTGGTGATGTTGGTCGTTTTGGGGCCCCGGGAATGGAAAGTGGCCATAAACCGGGTTGCCACCCTGAAAATGTGAGTAATGCAAAAGCCGTTTGATCATGaattggttttctttttctttttctttatctttttctttttctttttgggctAACTTGCAGTCAAAAAGAAACCCACACTCTCCGCTTTCAAAGCAAACTTCATACCTGGAGGGTTGATATTTGTAATGAACAGCCTCCATTGTTGCCAGGACGTCATGGGCTGGTACTGGAGCGCCCACCAACTGGCCGGCAATTGCCTGGCTACCATCAACGGAACCGAACCTCCTCCTTGGGATCCTGCCACTATTACCGATGGCTATCGCTTCACGCCCAAGTTGCACACAGCCCAGACGCGGGCGGAAGAAGCGCAACAAGGCGCCACTGCGGGGTCGGTTTCACATTCGACCAAGCCGGCCTCGTCGTTGTTGTTTCACCTCTCACGAAGCAAAGCGGACGGCTTGAAGGGACTGGCCACGGCGTCTCGTACCGCTTCTTCAGATGCCTCATCGTTGTGGATCTCTACATACGACGCCTTTGTTGCCTGCATCTGGCGCACCTTGACCAAGCACCGCCGCGGCCTGTACCCCGTCCAAGACGACCACACCCTTCTGCTGACCGAAGCCATCAACCTCCGTTTCCACAACCGCTTGGTTCCGCCCGTGGCTGAAAAGTACCTGCGCAACCTTTTGTGGTCGGCCAAAACCAGCGACCACTCGAGCCGGTTGACCGTGGCACAGATCGCCGAGACGCAGCCGCTGGGTAACGTGGCCGCCCGGATCCGCCACCTCACCTCGAGCGCGACGCAGCCGGTCATCGAAGCCGGCCTGGCGCAGCTCGCCCGGCGCGACAGAACCAGCCGAGCCAGGAACATTGCCCAGCTCCCGCCCCTGACGACGGTGGTGACCGACTGGCGTCGGGCGAGCTTGGAGGGCTGCGATTTCGGGTTTGGCCGCCCGTCGGCTTTTCGCTTCCTGTCTCGGACCGCCTCCGCGTGCATGGTCATCGTCTTCCCGCCGCGTGTCGACGGTCCGCTGGGCGAGGACGAGGGGCCCGAGCTTGCCGTGTCTGTTGAGGATGAGCTCGTCGATGCGGTTCTGGACGATGCAGAGTTTAGTAGATACTTCGAGTTCAGGGGCTACGAAGTGAGGGGACAAGGGTTTGGTGCACGGGTGAATGTGTCTCTTGGAGGTGCAGTATAAGCTTTGTTGTCAATCCTGATTATCAATCCCTCAGCCTAGTTTATTGCCATCCTTTCTCAAGACTTCCTCTGTTGCTGGGTGCCAAACAAGACAGGCCATGGTTACGCGTCATGTTCTTGAACCCTTCCTCGTCAATATGCTCAACCTTGCCGTCTAGAAGGGCTTTGAATCCTCCGATCGGAGCCCCCCATTGTTCGGGGCTCGTGAGCCACCTTGTCAAGCTCTCGAGACTAGTGTAGGTGTTGGCAGCAAAATGTCAGCAGTGTGAACCTTGTaagaagagagaagaaaacatGAGCTAGTTTTCGCCTGTTTTACCTTTTGGCAATACGAGCCTTTTGTTCCCCCTTCAACGCATCACCTATAAGATGCATAGCCACAACGTCGCTGTTTGTGCCTCCCAAGCCAAGCCGGCAAAGCAACCCGATGCGCCAGCGCGCCACGGCGGCCAGGATGCGCAATTTCGGGAACGGCTCCATGGCCCGGTCCATTTGCGCCTGGGCCCCGAAGCCCGGAACCCAGTTGAACTTGATGGTGGTGAAGATGCGCTGGATGGTGTTCTCGTCCACGCCGACGGCGCGTTCGAGCTCTGGCCAGGGCGCGAAAGCGTGCCTGGTCAGGTTGTCTTGGTCGTCCTGCACCCGGCGCAAAAAGCCGAGCACCGTCTCGGCCGGGCTGATGCGTACGAGATTTGTCACAAACTG
This DNA window, taken from Pyricularia oryzae 70-15 chromosome 6, whole genome shotgun sequence, encodes the following:
- a CDS encoding metalloprotease 1; this encodes MHLRSTILAGLGLLVSATAGAHLPLSSRSHGKPRCLVEENLPQKRGGRRLLDYVPTAETIVVKTYVHIIARDKTVAGGWVTQESLDAQMRLLNTTYAGTGFQFDWMRNETTRTVNTAWTQFPPDWNSYFPEVSAWEVNWKRQLRKGGDDRRVLNLYFNVGLPAAGVAVLIDQQGELDDFGIFDGAIIDPSTMPGGPDPLINEGKTVTHEVGHWVGLYHTFQGGCADMDLVQDTPPARAPAGGFSFCDRPYNTCIDSLGPNGSDAPDPNDNFMSYSTDPCMARFTPGQIARMHQIWDTYRA